The nucleotide window ttcattagtTGATTGGAGCTGGTATGgtctggtgtctggtgtacgacgagctcggccgggaataccagtctgtgacatcatcggggacctgaattttgattggctgaggcgtgcTCTGAGAAAGCCTGGCTGCTCTTCCGCTCAGCAAactgtcccacgtggctgagatcatttcctactccgGCATCAAAATTTGGGGTATTTTCGTGGATGgtggtgtcttcattaggtcctccttgatgggggtttcttgatgtatcaatacgtcggcccaaaatgattctagtacccgtgcctacagacgtagcctcctccagaggcagctccgacagaagcaggcgctgaaggacgagctcacagccctctGAACCCGTCTCGAGGAGGAaagggtcaacaccagggaaagaagagcagagcagaatgaagatagtaccgatccagacacccctcctgaacctgacagcaaccctgacgaagatgaggacgcccctgatgaggactacCGAGAACCTGgtgatgacaacccagaattcgaccctaccagccaacagagagaggacgaggacatcgggggtggcctgaactaccgtGACAACATCACCCATGctctccgaatccttaagaagagagacatgcagaagaggacccgcaccatcctgaagaaattgatcaacctcaacagtggcaaacttcgcataccacgggaacgccaggagtacatcaatatctcggggtataccccgactcctgcacaggaacaaatcctcaagatgggccttaACTGCCACTACGTAACCaaaccaaggcccactgataaacgcctcgaggtcgagctacTACTtaactcaatcctcgcccttcaagattgtggcaccctgcggactactgatgccctccagcccttgcttcttacTGAGGCCCTCACTTAGAGGGGTCGTTACactagtggtatcgtcacccaggatatgaaggcagctgccaaggaacttaagcaggttgctgatGTCACTGTttgtagggcagacaagactgctgcctttgtgcttattgacacaagaggaataccacaagaaactcaacgacatcctggctgattcctccaaatttgtgcgcctcactagaaaccctatcgaagacaTCAAGAAGGAGGCTAACAAAACCATAGAGGCCATGAAcacagcaaccaatgccatgcacctgccagttatttcaggggatttctggctgGGCTACctgtatggcaatgtgaaaacccaccaacagggcaaccccctacgccatattataagtcaatgccctactccgacttaccagctcgCCAAACGACTGAATAGCATCCTGGCGCTCTACATTCCCAATCGTTAGTGTGTAGCTTCATCCGCCGAATTCCTGgagaaaattaaggactctacgtgtgatggagttattgcatcgatggatgtagaatCTTTATTCAcgaacgtgcctgtggacgaaaccatagaccttatcacTGATAGGGTcaatagggacgactctacaccatctctgaacatccctgaaccagcccttcggaccctcctagccatctgtacaaAGAGGGCTCCCTTTACcccccatcgagggcatacctacttgcaGAACGATGGTGTAGCGATGAGCtcgcccctgggagtcctattcgcgaatttctACATGGgagttgtagaagagagagtgttctcccgtgtagaatgcccctttctgtacttagGGTACATAGATGATACCTTTGTGAAggcaagatcaagtgatgaaatcgagactttgaggaagacaTTTGAGGACCATAGtttactccgtttcaccctcgaacacagccaagataatcgcctcccattcctggatgtcctagtcacctcgatgGAGAATGGATTtgggaccacagtgtataccaaacccacaaacctaggcatgtgcttgaatggaggcagtgagtgccccacccgatataagagttataccatcaaggcttatgtcaggagggccctgtcgcactgttccacttgGTGCGACAcgcacaaggaactggaccgaatatcccaagtacttgttaACAATGGAGTCTCCAATatgcacgtccaaaaggaagtcaggaaagcagtagacaagtggtacgaacctgcCCCCGCCGAGAGacccgacagtagcaataacatcaagctattttataaaggacatatgcatccaaattacctgcaagacgagaaggcaatgaaagaaatcatcaagaataatgtattccCTACTGAAGACAcacagaaattggacttcattatatattaccaaacggccaagacgaaaagccttattatgaagaataacccagcacccctagagcaggatttcttaaagaagactaatgttgtatatgcatatcaatgccctttcCGTGGTTGTCCcaggaattatattggcatgaaaAATATGCGTCTTTCCAGGAGAATTTCTTGCCACacacagcaaggggctataaagaatcattgtcagtaacaccaagattattggtagcgccctaGATAGTCGACGTCTACACATCCTAGAaactctactgatacagcgagataaacccacccttaatgcgactcaagagatgtttttgttaccatcaagccgccgTATTGATACAGCAAGAatcccccatcaaggaggacctaatgaagacaccaccaaccacgaaaataccccgaattttgacgccggagtaggaaatgatctcagccacgtgggacagtTTTCTGAgtgggagagcagcctggctggctcagagcgcgcctcagccaatcaaaattcaggtcccccgatgacgacacagactggtattcccgacCAAGCttgtcgtacaccagacaccagacCATAACAGCTCCGATCAactaatgaaaaccaatgaaaattcaagggccctcacctgtaatcctgatcctgggtatatataccccctgactgcagcatccacctcactctctacctgaagacgaggaaggacttatcctcgaaatgcGTCGTAGTTtctactattttgtaccaaaagttttacttatattttgtgagaatatacttgagaagtcttcccgattttgtcattcacctgactgatgaatttttcaagtctgctggctgattgcagcgctcgaGAGAAGAGatttatccggaaaatagaaaaatttaataagaaaataaactctgccgatgcagctaaTACTTtgaactcaacctgcctaaaagagggtctccaaccacgataataataataataataataataataataataataataataataataataataataataataataataataataatagtttagaaaCCTATCAATCAAGCCATTTCTAGATAAAGAATTAATCACGTCTCTTGACAATGACCTCATGTAAGCCTTTTCATTTTCTCCTTTCCCCTACTCACTTCATTTACCTCATCGCTGTTGCTATTATCCTTTGATTTCTTGGTCTTCCTACTTCCTCATTTCCCCCACATTTCCGAGAAGTTAGGCAGATTGACGAGCGCCTCTATTTCTCACTTGAAGgcctttttttttaccttagattaccttaaaactttctcCTATTTTCCTTAAATTCTAAGCTAGTAAAAACCAAAATTACCTCAGAATTACCCTGAAACCCTGAAAATTacatcaaactaaggtaattacctttaaagtttaaaccctgcttgaAGGAGAATATGTTCGGCAGACTTCTCTCCTTCGCTATCAACAGGAGAAACAGTTTCTAAttgattttccttttcttattggcAACACGACTGGCAGGTTTTATTGACTTTCTTTGAACAGTTGTGCAACAAAGTTATCCGTCTTCATTTAACTTCAGCCAGATGAACCGAACCGTTCGTTGTTCAAGAAGTTGGTCCATTGATTCCTTGAAGGTTTatggatctttctctctctctctttctctctctctatataaagagaccatggttttccactgtctcgggttagagttatcttgcttgagggtacactcgggtactctattctatctcatttctcttcttcttgttttgtatatatatatgtatatatatatatatatatatacagtatatatatatatatgtatatatatttatatatacatatatatacataaatatatatatatatatatatatatatatatatatatatatatatatatatggatgcatgtatgtaattttAGGGTTACATATAGATAGATGTGTGGGTAAACATGTATATGggttgtatgtatctatgtatatgtattagcatgcttgaatatatatatatatatatatatatatatatatatatatatatatatatatatatatatatatatatatatatatatatatatatatatacataaatatgtatatatatacatatatatatatatatatatatatatatatatatatatatatatatatatttatatatatatatatttatatatatatatatatatatatacatttatattaaatctatttatatatatatatgtatgtatatatatatatatatatatatatatatatatatatatatatatatatatatattcatattgtttaGGAATTTATTCGAATAAGGTAACTCCTATTGCTATAAAAATGCCTAAACATTTCACCTGAATGAAATGGTCTTTTCTGACACCTTGCTAATGAGGTTTTTATTCCTCCCTGAAAATATATGGTGTGTTTTGGTGGAGCTGTTTTGTTTAGCAAaggtctgtttgtgtgtatgttcgtaGGCTCACTGtcccttataaaatgtaaagagactTTGCTCAATAATTCATTTCTCTGgggaagtaagacgaaactagtcgggacttaatcttAAACTTTAAAATTTTCCCAGTGGTTATtttgcatttatatacagtatatatatatatatatatatatatatatatatatatatatatatatatatatatatgtatatatatatatatatttattatatatatataaatatatatatatatatatatatatatatattacatacatacatatatatatatatatatatatatatatatatatatatatatatatatatatatatatatatatatatatatatatatatttatatatatatatatatatatatatatatatacagagagagagagagagagagagagagagagagagagagagagagagagagagagaaagaccctTCTTCTTTATCATATATGATATTATACCATGTTAGATCTGGTGTCCCAAGAACTAACAGGTGACTTTCATATTCAATATTGCTCGACTTTGTAAATAGACGTTTCTGACGGACTAACCAAAGACTTGGCTTTACTTTGCAATGCTTGCATTTAAGTTTGTCACGGAATATCTTCAAGCATATTTGgaacaaagactctctctctctctctctctctctctctctctctctctctctctctctctctctctctctctctctcgctctctctctctctctctatatatatatatatatatatatatatacatatatatatatatatatatatatatatatatatatatatataatatgtatatgtatatatatatatatatatgtatgtattcacacgcacacacacacacacacacacatatatatatatatatatatatatatatatatatatatatatatatatatatatatagatatatatatctatatatatatataaatatatatatatatatatatatatatatatatatatatatatatatgtgtgtgtgtgtgtgtgtaagtgattaGTCTATTTTGCTTTTGTGTTCTCATTTCGTTGATAGAATCTAAGGTTAAATAATTGCTGATCATCATTAAAAGTCTCGTTTCTTATTTAATATATTCTCTCTGTAGGTCAACCGAAAATTGCGTACTTCCACAATTTGATTAACACTGAACAATAAACAAGGTAATTAGTAATAGGTTGGCCCGGGaatcagccacccgttcagatactaccgttagaaagttattgcgtcctttgaatagccagacagtattgcattgtatCCCTTTCCTTAGTCTGGGCatttctttgcacattctcctctgtccatatacacctgtcaacactgagattaccaaaatattcttctcCACCTAAAGGGTTAaatgctgcaatgtaattgttcagtggtcactttcctcttggtaaagcagctcatctagaagaccgacactccaaaatcaaaccattgttctctactcatgggtagtgctatagcctctttaccatggtcttccactgtcttgggttagagttttcttgcttgagtgtacactcgggatCACTATTCAATCccatttttcttccgcttgttattTTGGACATTTCTGTAGTTTGTATAccaaagatttattctaatattgttactgctcttaaaatatttttatgttcaatacttttcttgaagtttattcattttcttattcagTTTCCTCGCTGGTGCATCTTTTCCTGATGGAACCCTTGGACTCATAGAATCCTGCTTTGCGAAatagggttttagcctagctagtaaaaaaaaaaataattataataataataataataataataataaagtattaacaATATAGATTCATTGCTTTAGAGCACCAGTATATCTTTTAATAAGATAAAATCACATAGGTTGTCATAACTACAATGACTGTTTTAAGCAGAAACCAAAGATGTGGATTATGGAAGTaggttgtatttatttatttatttatttaaaaaaaaaaaaaaaaaaaaaaaaacatagatttgcagaataagaattaattttataaTGACTATTTGTATTTTCATAAACTCATTTGACCATTAAGTACTATGTAAATATAATTCAATAAAACCTATTTTTTCAGTTCATTTTGGCTTTTAGCTAATTTTCAGTCATATGAACTAAATTGAGAGAGCAGATCGTCACTTAATTTATGGAATATGTTGAATTTACTCTTTATTTTTTGTTGAAATTCCCTGTGGATATACATGAAGGAATTCcgccagtgagaaaaagaaatcaaaCACGGAATAGTTCCCTGAGGGATACTGCAGTGAGTGTGCTCCTCAGGGCGTGCACCTAAATCATTACTGAAAATCTCTGCAGTCTTTCCTTGGAGCATACAGTAGATGCATTCATTCAATAAACTTCTCATTTATCTCGGTTTACTATTGCTGTCCAACCTCATTCAACTTTTACTTTGAGCAAGAATGAcaggtttttctttatttgcatCTTGGCACTGAAGGGTCTTCCTGTCCCAGACATCCAGCCATATGACACAAAATCTATATAGCAAATAAAATCAGATATGAAATAGTGAAATACatgtatattcagagagagagagagagagagagagagagagagagagagagagagagagagagagtgagagagagagagagagagagatggtaatacaTTTGCATGGTCCGTGCATAAATCTGAGCCTTTGAATGGGCATAAGACATggatttgagtaaaaaaaaaaaatacaatatgagAAAGTACTTGGTAGCATAAAATGCAAATTCTGTATATGCTGTTACAGTCAGAcgttttctcctttttcttttagCAGTTGGTAAAAGAGATTGCAATAAACATTATTTTGTTTAGAGATTTCCGTATTGCCTATGAGCAAACAGGAATTAGCAATAATTAAGTTTAAACAGTCGCTGCTGCACTGGGTGAAGGTACCTCTGGTGGCATCTCTTTCTGTGAGTGCCTGGACTACAACATTTTCTTCACTCATTGTTGGTTCCACCTTATCTTTGCCCTCTGCAGCCTTCTATTGGTAAGCTTAATTCTGCCAAAACTGTGTATACTTTTGTAGCAATATTTTGGCCTGTTATCTGGATAAGAGGGCATATTTACAACCACCTCTCAGACAAGATTAATATTACATGACCCCTCGTATctatggccgagagagagagagagagagagtcgtcgtAGGGTGAGATTCCTGCACGAGAGTCATGACACCGTGATATATCTTTGAATTTATTTTGTAAAAGAACATTCAAGAACTTTAGTGAGTTGCtgtaccccctccccctcccaccccccacccccctcttgtGAGAGACATGATCCATTAAACTCCTCTGTTAATAAGCCCAGTATTTCACTAACTCTCATTAGTCTCTGATTAATTGTTATATAAACCCCTCCGTCAAGCAAAGTAATGTTTTCGTTATCCAAACCTCCTGATTTGATATCTTTATAATCTGTGATATATAGGATAGTGGCGAGTGGTGGAAATTTAAACAGAAACTTTTTGTTTGAATTTCTTTCTATTTTAAAAAGTTAGAAAAGACGTCTACAATGAAATTTACCATGATCCGAGACATATATgcagacacagaaaaaaaaaagacagagggaAGGTACAAGGGGAAAGAAACACAAAACAATAAACCACAAATAtcccctaggaaaaaaaaaaaaaaaaaaaaaaaaaaaaaaaaaaaaaaaaaaaaaaggaagagacgaAGAGAAGAACGACAATGAAAGCTTTTATAACTTGAACAAACAGTTGTATCAATCGATTCCCAGAGAAAGAAACAAGAAGAACGTCCGTGTATTGATGTTTTGGACAATTACAAGAAAGGGTGGCGTAGAGGAGAAGTGCCTAAAGAAAGACACCAGGTGGGAGGCAGAAACTTCCTCCCGTTGACGTCTAGTCGAGTGGTTGGAAACAGCAGACCGCCGAAGAAGAAACCGTCAAGGCAAGAGCAAGTCGGAATGGAGCCTGGCATAATTGTGGCAGGAAGGAACACTTCGCCCGGAATTGCTCTCATTGCAAGAGGTCAGTGCAGAGTCACTCCTGGGGAAAATGGGGTAACTACGCCCGCGATTGCCCGTTCCTTCGCCACAAGTCGCCATCGAAGGACCAGGACCCTCCCCTGGGCACCCACCATCCTATCATCTGGAGGTGTTGGGGTTTTATCAAACGCTCCAACAATGGAGACTCCCGTCGTCAGCAAGTGCCCTGGCAAAACCAGCACGCCCAAGAAGGTCAAGGATAACCCCAAGACAGCAACAGTAGGCAGAGAACCTAAGGCAGCTCACAGCAGCTTATCAGCTAAGTTAAATTTGATGAGAAACCCATTCATTAGTACTGGTAGTAATCGAATTTGTCTTTAAAACGTGCAGAGTAACAGGGTTGTAGCTTTATTTTCTCTTATAAGTATTGCTAAAGTAAAATGATGAACACTATTTTTCGTGTACTTATTGTAGAAAGAAAGTAGTTGAGTAAGATATTTCTAGCGTTAAAAACGTGAGTAAAGACTAATCTTTCAAACTAAAAGTAAAGATTATTCTTATTgttttatagataaataaaaaaattgtttttgcaTTGTGTAATTCGCGGGTTTTAGCTGCATGATTTCTCTATTTTGTTGTGATTCATCCTATGTTTGTTAATTTTAATGTTGGTTGCCGAAAATGTTAAATGTAATTTGTGTGCGAGTGTGAAAGCAAGCCGAAAAAGATTCTGTGTTAAAAAGAGAGTAAAAATGACAACAGTTATAAAATCAAAGGGGGAAATATTATTAGATATTACCTATTAATGAACATAATTATTATGATATCACATTGGAGTATTTTCTTAGCTGAATAATAGAAAGAAAGTGGCGACAGTCAGTTAAATGATTTGTCATGAGGGCGTGATCTAAAGGACCTTGCATTTAACGTAACCCATTTTGAATGTTCCACAAATGATTTGAGTCGATAATGCTTTGTTCTGATTATTGCTGTCAAGACACGGCAGGGTCAGAATCGGGTAAACCGGCTAATGACACCGGATCATTTAGGGAAATGAGGTCACATAATTTGACAGGGACTATGCATGAATTTCAAAGATCGAGATTAGTGAAACGAAAGCAAGATGTTCAGAGGGGCAAATAAGTGCCACCTTCTTTATAAGTGATTTCGTCATTCAATGTAATATTCAGAAAACTGCTCCAAGTTTCATCTTCTCAAAATTAAGTCACTGAAGATGTGAATGTCTTACATATTGTCTTTGAATGTCTAATTGTATATTTTAGTGCTTTAGATTTATTGTAGCATTCCAATCGCACCTTTCTTTAGCTTTTTGATATCTGCCTTCACATGATATCTGACATGCAGCTAAACAAGGTCATCTTAAAAGTAAAATGATCCGATCCAGATGGGTGGAAGCATCTAGCTGTACACCCTGGATAAATGCATTTGCTGATGCCATTCGTGGGTTGAGTCAGGAACCTCAAGAAAGGCTCTGAACGAATCAAAAACACACtgacagacatacaaataaataaatagacagacAAGGTTAATTACACCACTTCTTCATATTGTATATCACAGGATAAGCAATTGAGTTGTGCATATTTTGGAACTAGTTTCACTCAAATCAGATAATAAGATATAGccaaaaacaaattatatttccGTGTCCTTaaccttttgacccaatcactcgcaATATCTaatcaaattttatgagattcggtctaatatatttttgagttttgttattcgctgaaaccaagaaaacgcctctccgctgacgaAAATTTCAATGGGGTGGCTATAGtaacaatgggggggggggggggggggaagaggagcgagtcgacttccggggtcaccaatgtgacgagctaagagtaggttgtgactcaaaagtgggatgaaagcaactgagtactttattatagacacatcgggtatataaaCACAAGAGGTACCGGCAAGAATGTGACAAAAtataaacatgctatttcttgtccaaccggcgaccgtctctgttaacagttaacaataatatAGGTAGAAATgataatacaagttgctgtcagtgcgaggggaggacAATTCGAAGTAAaaaaatttgccgtaggacaattgattgtaagacttttGGCCGTAGGATAGCTTGCCGTACAGATATTTTGCCACAAGGACATTTCgccataaaatgaatattttagtttttagcttatttcttttagagatcaatgtaactatattcatatagttatcttcaagtatatttatcacttttcattgatttccatgtattcatttaattataattatatataaaaaatgataaaaaaattaagaccacacactttatttaaaaagttttctaaaaaaaattcaaagctaaaaatcatgtaagttcatagcaattgctcgtatataatgttattttgcattttgatcataacctctgacaataTTTAGTATGCGTTTATAAAAATTTTTGTGttgtttcttgactgctgtttcACCTGTTTCTGCATCCATTATCTTCTTTTTAAAAAGACATTCCtcatttttcaatacattgatgAGTTTCCATAAATTTGCATGGGTATTGGTCACATATGCTTGAAGCGCATTATGGAACCCTtctactccattgttggtattagccagctgatctagggttctttgataaacattccaaagtccgataggaaaagttggagaaactctacgacgacgaggtcccctccctctctctcccccaataTAATGAGTTTCAAGATATGCAACTAGTTCTTGTGGTAAGTCATCGTCTTCAATCAACTCTATAAATGTATCAATGATGTCTCAAGGTGGTATGAATGCAAGTGCCATAAGGCactttacttttgtattaaaaGCACAATCACGTTCATATCGAACCTTAAGCCCAATATCCGTAACTTCTCTGTAAACATTCTTACAGAAATGATTTTCAGGTTCTAGGGACTTGagtaaatctttaaccttttgaaaaaaacGTATTGTAAGATTCCTAAGTCTTATTCGGAAGGAGACCGTAAACTCGTGGGATGCATGCATGACCTATGTTGACATGTAGAGTATATAACTGAGAGAAGATCTCAGGACAACCCTTATATGTTCCATCGCATGCCCAATTTGTATGTCTCTCTAGATTGTGTAACCCTGCAATCGTATCAATGATCaacattctgttttcttcttcaaTTCCACTATCATAAAGTAAAAATCTTTCTCCGTTCTTTAAACACGCAAATTCTTCGGGAATTACATAACTGATTCTTGTTCTTGGAGTAGGAGGggcctt belongs to Palaemon carinicauda isolate YSFRI2023 chromosome 17, ASM3689809v2, whole genome shotgun sequence and includes:
- the LOC137656481 gene encoding uncharacterized protein — its product is MDVESLFTNVPVDETIDLITDRVNRDDSTPSLNIPEPALRTLLAICTKRAPFTPHRGHTYLQNDGVAMSSPLGVLFANFYMGVVEERVFSRVECPFLYLGYIDDTFVKARSSDEIETLRKTFEDHSLLRFTLEHSQDNRLPFLDVLVTSMENGFGTTVYTKPTNLGMCLNGGSECPTRYKSYTIKAYVRRALSHCSTWCDTHKELDRISQVLVNNGVSNMHVQKEVRKAVDKWYEPAPAERPDSSNNIKLFYKGHMHPNYLQDEKAMKEIIKNNVFPTEDTQKLDFIIYYQTAKTKSLIMKNNPAPLEQDFLKKTNVVYAYQCPFRGCPRNYIGMKNMRLSRRISCHTQQGAIKNHCQ